A genomic stretch from Theobroma cacao cultivar B97-61/B2 chromosome 4, Criollo_cocoa_genome_V2, whole genome shotgun sequence includes:
- the LOC18601610 gene encoding chaperone protein ClpB3, chloroplastic isoform X1 translates to MAAAASSSTASFSGVSLCATRSISNKNNLFLAPPRLSLSFPSKPNSLKSLQFKRNGGFRRFPKTSSSSFIVRCDASTGRITQQEFTEMAWQAIVSSPDVAKENKHQIVETEHLMKALLEQKNGLARRIFSKVGVDNTRLLEATDKFIQRQPKVLSESAGSMLGRDLEALIQRARECKKEYGDSFVSVEHLVLGFTQDQRFGKQLFRDFQISHLSLKSAIESIRGRQSVIDQDPEGKYEALEKYGKDLTEMAKEGKLDPVIGRDDEIRRCIQILSRRTKNNPVLIGEPGVGKTAISEGLAQRIVQGDVPQALMNRKLISLDMGALIAGAKYRGEFEDRLKAVLREVTESEGQIILFIDEIHTVVGAGATNGAMDAGNLLKPMLGRGELRCIGATTLDEYRKYIEKDPALERRFQQVYVDQPSVEDTISILRGLRERYELHHGVRISDSALVEAAILSDRYISGRFLPDKAIDLVDEAAAKLKMEITSKPTALDEINRSVLKLEMERLSLTNDTDKASRDRLSRLEAELSLLKEKQAELTEQWEHEKTVMTRIQSIKEEIDRVNLEIQQAEREYDLNRAAELKYGSLNSLQRQLADAEKELDEYIKSGKSMLREEVTGNDIAEVVSKWTGIPVSKLQQSEREKLLHLEEELHKRVVGQDPAVRSVAEAIQRSRAGLSDPRRPIASFMFMGPTGVGKTELAKALASYLFNTEEALVRIDMSEYMEKHAVSRLIGAPPGYVGYEEGGQLTEIVRRRPYAVILFDEIEKAHGDVFNVFLQILDDGRVTDSQGRTVSFTNTVIIMTSNVGSQYILNSDEDTPKDIAYETIKQRVMEAARAVFRPEFMNRVDEYIVFQPLDREQINSIVKLQLERVQKRIGDRKIKLQVTDGAIQLLGSLGYDPNYGARPVKRVIQQNVENELAKGILRGELKDEDSILVDTELTAFANGQLPQQKLIFRRLDRDSETQATDSEEALSQTV, encoded by the exons ATGGCTGCTGCTGCTTCTTCTTCCACGGCGTCGTTTAGTGGGGTCAGTTTATGTGCTACGCGTTCCATTTCCAATAAGAACAATCTCTTCTTAGCTCCCCCACGCCTTTCTTTGAGCTTTCCTTCAAAACCCAACTCCTTAAAATCGCTTCAGTTTAAGAGAAATGGAGGTTTTCGAAGGTTTCCAAAGACTTCTTCAAGCTCTTTCATTGTTCGTTGTGATGCTTCAACTGGAAGG ATTACTCAACAAGAGTTTACAGAAATGGCCTGGCAAGCCATTGTTTCTTCTCCAGATGTAGCTAAGGAGAACAAGCATCAGATAGTGGAGACAGAACACTTGATGAAGGCTCTCTTGGAGCAGAAGAATGGTCTTGCTCGTCGGATCTTTTCTAAAGTCGGAGTTGACAATACTCGCCTTCTTGAAGCCACTGATAAGTTCATCCAACGCCAGCCAAAG GTTTTGAGTGAGTCAGCTGGTTCAATGTTAGGACGTGATCTGGAAGCTCTGATCCAGCGAGCTAGGGAGTGCAAGAAAGAGTATGGGGATTCATTTGTTTCTGTTGAGCATCTGGTCCTTGGGTTTACACAAGATCAACGTTTTGGGAAGCAGTTGTTCAGGGATTTCCAGATATCCCACCTATCCTTGAAATCTGCAATAGAATCCATTAGGGGACGTCAGTCAGTTATTGACCAAG ATCCTGAAGGAAAGTATGAAGCGTTGGAAAAATATGGAAAAGATTTGACTGAAATGGCAAAGGAAGGAAAGCTTGACCCGGTGATAGGAAGGGATGATGAAATTCGCAGGTGCATCCAGATCCTCTCTAGGAGAACAAAGAACAATCCTGTGTTAATTGGTGAACCTGGTGTTGGAAAGACTGCAATCTCTGAAGG GCTTGCCCAAAGAATTGTGCAAGGAGATGTCCCTCAAGCATTGATGAACCGTAAG CTGATATCCCTGGACATGGGTGCACTCATAGCTGGGGCCAAATATCGGGGAGAATTTGAGGATAGACTGAAGGCTGTACTTAGGGAAGTAACAGAATCAGAAGGCCAAATTATCCTCTTCATTGATGAGATTCACACAGTTGTTGGGGCAG GTGCTACAAATGGAGCAATGGATGCAGGCAATCTTCTGAAACCTATGCTTGGTCGAGGAGAATTGCGATGTATTGGGGCAACAACACTGGATGAGTATCGTAAATATATTGAGAAAGATCCAGCCCTGGAACGTCGTTTCCAGCAAGTGTATGTCGATCAACCATCAGTAGAAGATACAATTTCTATACTCAGGGGACTGCGTGAGAGATATGAGCTGCATCATGGAGTCCGTATTTCTGACAGTGCACTTGTGGAAGCTGCAATCTTGTCTGACCGTTATATCAGTGGCCGGTTTTTACCTGACAAAG CTATTGACCTAGTTGATGAGGCAGCTGCTAAATTGAAAATGGAAATCACTTCAAAACCAACTGCCCTTGATGAGATTAATCGTTCAGTGCTGAAGCTGGAGATGGAGAGGCTGTCTCTCACAAATGATACTGACAAAGCTTCAAGAGATAGGCTGAGCCGCCTTGAGGCTGAGTTGTCCCTCTTAAAGGAGAAACAGGCTGAGCTGACTGAGCAATGGGAGCATGAGAAGACTGTTATGACACGCATTCAGTCAATCAAGGAAGAG ATTGACAGGGTTAATCTTGAGATCCAGCAGGCTGAGCGGGAGTATGATCTCAATCGTGCTGCTGAGCTGAAGTATGGAAGTTTGAACTCCTTGCAGCGTCAACTTGCTGATGCAGAAAAAGAATTAGATGAGTACATAAAATCCGGAAAATCCATGCTGAGAGAAGAAGTTACAGGAAATGATATTGCTGAAGTAGTTAGTAAATGGACTGGTATACCAGTTTCCAAGCTTCAACAATCAGAGAGGGAGAAACTATTACATTTGGAGGAAGAGTTGCATAAACGTGTTGTGGGTCAAGATCCTGCAGTTAGATCTGTAGCTGAGGCCATTCAGAGATCTCGAGCTGGTCTCTCAGATCCCCGTCGCCCAATAGCCAGTTTCATGTTTATGGGTCCCACTGGTGTAGGGAAAACAGAACTTGCTAAAGCACTTGCATCCTACTTGTTTAATACAGAAGAAGCCCTTGTACGCATCGATATGAGTGAGTATATGGAAAAACATGCAGTTTCTAGACTTATAGGTGCTCCACCTGGTTATGTGGGGTATGAAGAAGGAGGACAGCTGACCGAGATAGTTCGCAGGAGGCCATATGCTGTAATTCTTTTTGATGAGATAGAGAAAGCTCATGGTGATGTATTTAATGTTTTCCTTCAAATTTTGGATGATGGGAGAGTTACTGATTCCCAGGGTCGCACTGTAAGCTTCACCAACACTGTCATTATTATGACTTCAAATGTGGGTTCACAGTATATTCTTAATTCAGATGAAGACACACCAAAGGATATAGCTTATGAAACTATTAAGCAGAGGGTGATGGAGGCTGCAAGAGCAGTCTTTCGTCCTGAATTTATGAACCGGGTTGATGAGTATATAGTTTTCCAGCCTTTGGACCGTGAACAGATAAACAGTATTGTGAAATTACAG TTGGAACGGGTGCAAAAGAGGATTGGAGATAGGAAAATAAAACTTCAGGTGACAGATGGTGCTATTCAGCTTCTTGGTAGTCTTGGTTATGATCCAAACTATGGTGCTAGACCAGTCAAAAGAGTGATTCAGCAAAACGTAGAAAATGAACTTGCCAAGGGCATCTTGAGAGGGGAGTTGAAGGATGAGGATTCTATTTTAGTAGACACAGAGCTCACAGCATTCGCAAATGGCCAGCTCCCCCAGCAAAAGCTAATTTTCAGAAGACTCGATCGTGATTCAGAAACTCAAGCAACAGATAGCGAAGAAGCTTTATCACAGACTGTCTGA
- the LOC18601612 gene encoding membrane-anchored ubiquitin-fold protein 1 — translation MAGVQDQLEIKFRLTDGSDIGPKTFPAATSVATLKESVLAQWPKEKENGPRTVKDVKLISAGKILENNKTLGECQSPLCDIPGGVTTMHVVVQPPPLEKEKKATNQPKQNKCVCVIL, via the exons ATGGCTGGGGTCCAAGATCAATTGGAGATCAAGTTTCGATTGACTGACGGATCGGATATTGGTCCTAAAACCTTTCCTGCCGCCACTAGTGTTGCAACCTTGAAGGAAAGTGTTCTTGCTCAATGGCCTAAAG AGAAGGAGAATGGTCCAAGGACAGTGAAAGATGTCAAGTTAATAAGTGCAGGAAAAATATTGGAGAACAACAAAACACTAGGAGAGTGCCAGAGCCCTCTTTGTGATATTCCTGGTGGAGTGACGACTATGCATGTTGTTGTTCAACCTCCTCCTTTGGAGAAAG AAAAGAAAGCAACAAACCAACCAAAGCAGAACAAATGCGTTTGTGTCATATTATAA
- the LOC18601610 gene encoding chaperone protein ClpB3, chloroplastic isoform X2, giving the protein MVLLVGSFLKSELTILAFLKPLISSSNASQRQLLQLSNLFSSTFVLSESAGSMLGRDLEALIQRARECKKEYGDSFVSVEHLVLGFTQDQRFGKQLFRDFQISHLSLKSAIESIRGRQSVIDQDPEGKYEALEKYGKDLTEMAKEGKLDPVIGRDDEIRRCIQILSRRTKNNPVLIGEPGVGKTAISEGLAQRIVQGDVPQALMNRKLISLDMGALIAGAKYRGEFEDRLKAVLREVTESEGQIILFIDEIHTVVGAGATNGAMDAGNLLKPMLGRGELRCIGATTLDEYRKYIEKDPALERRFQQVYVDQPSVEDTISILRGLRERYELHHGVRISDSALVEAAILSDRYISGRFLPDKAIDLVDEAAAKLKMEITSKPTALDEINRSVLKLEMERLSLTNDTDKASRDRLSRLEAELSLLKEKQAELTEQWEHEKTVMTRIQSIKEEIDRVNLEIQQAEREYDLNRAAELKYGSLNSLQRQLADAEKELDEYIKSGKSMLREEVTGNDIAEVVSKWTGIPVSKLQQSEREKLLHLEEELHKRVVGQDPAVRSVAEAIQRSRAGLSDPRRPIASFMFMGPTGVGKTELAKALASYLFNTEEALVRIDMSEYMEKHAVSRLIGAPPGYVGYEEGGQLTEIVRRRPYAVILFDEIEKAHGDVFNVFLQILDDGRVTDSQGRTVSFTNTVIIMTSNVGSQYILNSDEDTPKDIAYETIKQRVMEAARAVFRPEFMNRVDEYIVFQPLDREQINSIVKLQLERVQKRIGDRKIKLQVTDGAIQLLGSLGYDPNYGARPVKRVIQQNVENELAKGILRGELKDEDSILVDTELTAFANGQLPQQKLIFRRLDRDSETQATDSEEALSQTV; this is encoded by the exons ATGGTCTTGCTCGTCGGATCTTTTCTAAAGTCGGAGTTGACAATACTCGCCTTCTTGAAGCCACTGATAAGTTCATCCAACGCCAGCCAAAGGCAACTCCTACAACTTTCTAATTTATTCTCCTCAACATTC GTTTTGAGTGAGTCAGCTGGTTCAATGTTAGGACGTGATCTGGAAGCTCTGATCCAGCGAGCTAGGGAGTGCAAGAAAGAGTATGGGGATTCATTTGTTTCTGTTGAGCATCTGGTCCTTGGGTTTACACAAGATCAACGTTTTGGGAAGCAGTTGTTCAGGGATTTCCAGATATCCCACCTATCCTTGAAATCTGCAATAGAATCCATTAGGGGACGTCAGTCAGTTATTGACCAAG ATCCTGAAGGAAAGTATGAAGCGTTGGAAAAATATGGAAAAGATTTGACTGAAATGGCAAAGGAAGGAAAGCTTGACCCGGTGATAGGAAGGGATGATGAAATTCGCAGGTGCATCCAGATCCTCTCTAGGAGAACAAAGAACAATCCTGTGTTAATTGGTGAACCTGGTGTTGGAAAGACTGCAATCTCTGAAGG GCTTGCCCAAAGAATTGTGCAAGGAGATGTCCCTCAAGCATTGATGAACCGTAAG CTGATATCCCTGGACATGGGTGCACTCATAGCTGGGGCCAAATATCGGGGAGAATTTGAGGATAGACTGAAGGCTGTACTTAGGGAAGTAACAGAATCAGAAGGCCAAATTATCCTCTTCATTGATGAGATTCACACAGTTGTTGGGGCAG GTGCTACAAATGGAGCAATGGATGCAGGCAATCTTCTGAAACCTATGCTTGGTCGAGGAGAATTGCGATGTATTGGGGCAACAACACTGGATGAGTATCGTAAATATATTGAGAAAGATCCAGCCCTGGAACGTCGTTTCCAGCAAGTGTATGTCGATCAACCATCAGTAGAAGATACAATTTCTATACTCAGGGGACTGCGTGAGAGATATGAGCTGCATCATGGAGTCCGTATTTCTGACAGTGCACTTGTGGAAGCTGCAATCTTGTCTGACCGTTATATCAGTGGCCGGTTTTTACCTGACAAAG CTATTGACCTAGTTGATGAGGCAGCTGCTAAATTGAAAATGGAAATCACTTCAAAACCAACTGCCCTTGATGAGATTAATCGTTCAGTGCTGAAGCTGGAGATGGAGAGGCTGTCTCTCACAAATGATACTGACAAAGCTTCAAGAGATAGGCTGAGCCGCCTTGAGGCTGAGTTGTCCCTCTTAAAGGAGAAACAGGCTGAGCTGACTGAGCAATGGGAGCATGAGAAGACTGTTATGACACGCATTCAGTCAATCAAGGAAGAG ATTGACAGGGTTAATCTTGAGATCCAGCAGGCTGAGCGGGAGTATGATCTCAATCGTGCTGCTGAGCTGAAGTATGGAAGTTTGAACTCCTTGCAGCGTCAACTTGCTGATGCAGAAAAAGAATTAGATGAGTACATAAAATCCGGAAAATCCATGCTGAGAGAAGAAGTTACAGGAAATGATATTGCTGAAGTAGTTAGTAAATGGACTGGTATACCAGTTTCCAAGCTTCAACAATCAGAGAGGGAGAAACTATTACATTTGGAGGAAGAGTTGCATAAACGTGTTGTGGGTCAAGATCCTGCAGTTAGATCTGTAGCTGAGGCCATTCAGAGATCTCGAGCTGGTCTCTCAGATCCCCGTCGCCCAATAGCCAGTTTCATGTTTATGGGTCCCACTGGTGTAGGGAAAACAGAACTTGCTAAAGCACTTGCATCCTACTTGTTTAATACAGAAGAAGCCCTTGTACGCATCGATATGAGTGAGTATATGGAAAAACATGCAGTTTCTAGACTTATAGGTGCTCCACCTGGTTATGTGGGGTATGAAGAAGGAGGACAGCTGACCGAGATAGTTCGCAGGAGGCCATATGCTGTAATTCTTTTTGATGAGATAGAGAAAGCTCATGGTGATGTATTTAATGTTTTCCTTCAAATTTTGGATGATGGGAGAGTTACTGATTCCCAGGGTCGCACTGTAAGCTTCACCAACACTGTCATTATTATGACTTCAAATGTGGGTTCACAGTATATTCTTAATTCAGATGAAGACACACCAAAGGATATAGCTTATGAAACTATTAAGCAGAGGGTGATGGAGGCTGCAAGAGCAGTCTTTCGTCCTGAATTTATGAACCGGGTTGATGAGTATATAGTTTTCCAGCCTTTGGACCGTGAACAGATAAACAGTATTGTGAAATTACAG TTGGAACGGGTGCAAAAGAGGATTGGAGATAGGAAAATAAAACTTCAGGTGACAGATGGTGCTATTCAGCTTCTTGGTAGTCTTGGTTATGATCCAAACTATGGTGCTAGACCAGTCAAAAGAGTGATTCAGCAAAACGTAGAAAATGAACTTGCCAAGGGCATCTTGAGAGGGGAGTTGAAGGATGAGGATTCTATTTTAGTAGACACAGAGCTCACAGCATTCGCAAATGGCCAGCTCCCCCAGCAAAAGCTAATTTTCAGAAGACTCGATCGTGATTCAGAAACTCAAGCAACAGATAGCGAAGAAGCTTTATCACAGACTGTCTGA